The nucleotide window CAATTACATTTTCTAAAGCGCTATACATGCTATCTTTCATATCTTGATCAATCGCCATTTCTCAACACTCCTTTCTTGTTACATTTTATGATAGCAGAACTCTAAGCTTATGCCAAATGCTGTGCAAGCCAGTCCGTTACAGCAAGCATCCCTGCTCTTGATACAGCATGCCCGGCTTTTTCATCTACCATGTATGCAGAGCGCGAGTTTTCTCCATGCTTTTCGAAGTACGGATAGCTCATCTCAAATGGGACAACTTGATCTTGTTTGCCATGCCAAAAAATTGTCGGTACTCGCTGTAAAATATCCTCTTTATTTTCTAAATCATATGCTGCCAATGCCGTCATTGTATGGGCAAGCTCTTGCTCAGTAAAGGGCAGCTGCACACCAGCTTTTGCAAATTGAGCAAGCTGGTGCTCAGCAAATTTCTTATAGCTTGTTGCCCCCATACAAACACCAGCAGCCTGTATCCAATCATATTGACTTAAACAGCCTACTGTCACAATACCGCCCATTGAAGTGCCTGCAATGCCAATGGTATTATTTGCCAATAAACCTTTATTTTGAAGAGCTTCTTCAATCGTTTCAACCTCTCCCACTGTACGTGTAACAATATCCCAAAATACAGGCTCTAGCTGCTGTGTGCTTGTATTTGGCTTTGCACGCTCCCCATGTAGATGGGCATCAGGTAAAATGACACGTACCCCTTTCTCTACTAACTGATAAGCAAAATGTAAATTATGCTCCTTCGCACTGCCAAAGCCATGAATAAAGATGACGCTAGGACTTTCTATGGTCATTTCTTTCGTATGCACATGCAATAATGGTATGTGCTCCCACACCTCACGTTGGACAATCACTTAACTTCACTCCTACAAACAATATTATATTTAGAGTAACAAAAATTGAATGATATGACAAAACTTTGACGTATAATAGCGAGACACAGTAAAATAGAATGAAACTTCAATCAGTGACATATACTG belongs to Lysinibacillus louembei and includes:
- a CDS encoding prolyl oligopeptidase family serine peptidase yields the protein MIVQREVWEHIPLLHVHTKEMTIESPSVIFIHGFGSAKEHNLHFAYQLVEKGVRVILPDAHLHGERAKPNTSTQQLEPVFWDIVTRTVGEVETIEEALQNKGLLANNTIGIAGTSMGGIVTVGCLSQYDWIQAAGVCMGATSYKKFAEHQLAQFAKAGVQLPFTEQELAHTMTALAAYDLENKEDILQRVPTIFWHGKQDQVVPFEMSYPYFEKHGENSRSAYMVDEKAGHAVSRAGMLAVTDWLAQHLA